The following coding sequences lie in one Methylosinus sp. PW1 genomic window:
- a CDS encoding response regulator, producing MSISQAILRHVPYLRRFARALSGSREGGDAYVLATLETAVADPTRLVADEDLKISLYRLFLEIWTSSPINAHTDHSGLAGEDETGARRNLDAISLQPRIAFLLHALEGFSLGEIARALAVTEARAAALIDTASAEIAGQLATDVLIIEDEPLIALDLRGLVEELGHRVVAVARTHKEAVDAISKTPPGLILADIQLADGSSGLAAVNEILGSLSTPVIFVTAYPERFLTGEPPEPAFLIAKPFSVDSLKAIISQALFFDRRSHLKHNDKHK from the coding sequence ATGTCCATTTCTCAGGCTATTCTAAGGCATGTGCCCTATTTGCGGCGTTTCGCCCGCGCTCTCTCGGGCAGCCGCGAAGGGGGCGACGCCTATGTGCTGGCGACGCTCGAGACCGCGGTCGCCGACCCCACCCGCCTCGTCGCCGACGAGGATCTGAAAATCTCCCTCTATCGCCTGTTTCTGGAAATCTGGACGTCGAGCCCGATCAACGCCCATACGGATCATTCCGGCCTCGCGGGCGAGGACGAGACGGGCGCGCGGCGCAATCTCGACGCCATCTCGCTGCAGCCGCGCATCGCCTTTCTGCTGCATGCGCTGGAGGGCTTCTCGCTCGGCGAGATCGCGCGGGCGCTCGCCGTCACCGAGGCGCGAGCGGCGGCGCTGATCGACACGGCGAGCGCCGAGATCGCCGGCCAATTGGCGACCGACGTGCTCATCATAGAGGACGAGCCGCTGATCGCGCTCGATCTGCGCGGGCTGGTCGAGGAGCTCGGTCATAGGGTCGTCGCCGTGGCGCGCACCCATAAGGAGGCGGTCGATGCCATATCCAAAACTCCACCCGGCCTCATTCTGGCCGATATTCAGCTGGCGGACGGCAGCTCCGGCCTCGCGGCGGTCAATGAAATACTCGGCTCGCTGTCGACCCCGGTGATCTTCGTCACCGCCTATCCAGAGCGCTTTCTGACTGGAGAGCCGCCGGAGCCGGCGTTTCTCATCGCCAAGCCTTTCAGCGTCGACAGCTTGAAAGCGATTATCAGCCAAGCTTTGTTTTTCGACAGACGGTCCCATCTCAAACACAATGATAAGCATAAGTGA
- a CDS encoding general stress protein, translating to MTAIQETKKSNRGFASMDPEKQRAIARKGGQNVPDEKRSFSQNPELAAKAGRKGGQSVDPTKRSFSRDHQLASEAGRKGGHASHSKPRTAAE from the coding sequence ATGACGGCGATCCAGGAAACGAAAAAGTCGAACCGTGGCTTTGCTTCGATGGACCCCGAGAAGCAGCGGGCGATCGCGCGCAAGGGCGGCCAGAACGTTCCCGATGAAAAGCGCAGCTTCTCGCAGAACCCCGAGCTGGCGGCCAAGGCCGGGCGCAAGGGTGGGCAGAGCGTCGATCCGACGAAGCGGAGCTTCTCCCGCGATCACCAGCTCGCGTCCGAGGCCGGACGCAAGGGCGGCCATGCCTCCCACAGCAAGCCGAGAACAGCCGCGGAGTAA
- the ptsN gene encoding PTS IIA-like nitrogen regulatory protein PtsN, with the protein MRLADLLSTEAVIPSLKANSKKQALQELSEKAAEISGLPAREIFDALLQRERLGSTGIGDGVAIPHGKLARIKTIFGVFARLERPIDFEALDGAPVDLIFLLVTPEASGADHLKALACAARVLRDPSIVATIRATRDPSALYSIIAQTSTPHAA; encoded by the coding sequence ATGCGGCTCGCGGATTTGCTCTCCACAGAAGCGGTCATTCCCTCGCTCAAGGCGAACAGCAAGAAGCAGGCGCTTCAGGAGCTGAGCGAGAAGGCGGCCGAGATTTCCGGCCTGCCCGCCCGCGAGATCTTCGACGCGCTGCTGCAGCGCGAGCGCCTCGGCTCCACCGGCATAGGCGACGGCGTCGCCATTCCGCATGGCAAGCTGGCGCGCATCAAGACGATTTTCGGGGTTTTTGCGCGGCTCGAGCGGCCGATCGACTTCGAAGCGCTCGACGGCGCGCCGGTCGATCTGATCTTTCTCTTGGTGACGCCGGAGGCTTCCGGCGCCGATCACCTCAAGGCGCTGGCCTGCGCGGCGCGCGTGCTGCGCGACCCTTCGATCGTGGCGACGATTCGCGCGACGCGGGACCCTTCGGCCCTCTATTCCATCATCGCGCAAACCTCCACGCCCCACGCCGCCTGA
- the hpf gene encoding ribosome hibernation-promoting factor, HPF/YfiA family gives MSLRVSGKNINIGEALRIHVGDRLKAAAGKYFDGELSGHVTISPEGSGFRADCSLHLAGIDVQADGRAQEPYASFDQAADRIEKRLRRYKSRLKDHHAPRDDGEVAQSYVLEAPDQEQDAPKEFAPTIVAEATSRLPRLTVSAAVLDLDLTGAPVVVFRNADTGRLNVVYRRNDDHIGWIDAPGGE, from the coding sequence ATGTCGCTGCGCGTGTCCGGCAAGAACATCAACATCGGCGAGGCTTTGCGGATTCATGTCGGCGACAGGCTGAAGGCGGCCGCCGGCAAATATTTCGACGGCGAGCTCAGCGGCCATGTGACGATCTCGCCAGAAGGCTCCGGCTTTCGCGCCGATTGCAGCCTGCATCTCGCCGGAATCGACGTTCAGGCCGACGGCCGCGCGCAGGAGCCCTACGCCTCCTTCGATCAGGCCGCCGATCGCATCGAGAAGCGCCTGCGCCGCTATAAGAGCCGGCTGAAGGATCATCACGCCCCGCGCGATGACGGCGAGGTGGCGCAGAGCTATGTGCTCGAGGCGCCCGATCAGGAGCAGGATGCGCCCAAGGAATTCGCGCCGACGATCGTCGCCGAGGCGACGTCGCGGCTGCCTCGGCTGACGGTCTCGGCCGCGGTTTTGGATCTCGATCTGACCGGTGCGCCGGTCGTCGTTTTCCGCAACGCCGACACCGGTCGGCTCAATGTTGTCTACCGACGCAACGACGACCATATCGGTTGGATCGATGCGCCGGGCGGCGAATAG
- the rpoN gene encoding RNA polymerase factor sigma-54, translating into MAISTKLMMRQGQALVMTPQLLQAIKLLQFSNLELSAFLHEELERNPLLEAVESDDFPDTHQERGGDGDGDGGDAGFDGVGEPREGDWAQDSLAVDAGQLAAELGTEIGNAFELEGQRPGADASGSLEGAGLSANSWTGASGVGGDGETPNLEAYVAADANLHDHLAEQLALASADPRDRLIGHAIIDAIDETGYLREDIDEIALRLEADPVRAAAVLATIQSFDPSGIGARDLQECLAIQLRERDRFDPAMQIFIANLPLLAKRDFPALARLCGVDEDDVADMAAEVRRLDPKPGRAFGGAPIQPLVADVIVRPATDGSWMVELNSDALPRVLVNHSYAAKVSAGAKRDGDKTFISSCLQNANWLTKSLEQRSRTILKVASEIVRLQDAFLAKGVEHLRPLNLRTIADAIGMHESTVSRVTSNKYMMTPRGIFELKYFFSASIATTSGGEAHSAEAVRYKIKQMIDKESPFDVLSDDAIVARLKEIDIDIARRTVAKYRDSLRIPSSVDRRRAKQAMAREHAPAL; encoded by the coding sequence ATGGCTATTTCCACCAAGCTGATGATGCGTCAGGGTCAAGCCCTGGTGATGACGCCCCAATTGCTGCAGGCGATCAAGCTGCTGCAATTCTCCAATCTCGAACTTTCTGCTTTCCTTCATGAGGAGCTCGAACGAAATCCGCTGCTCGAGGCGGTCGAGTCCGACGACTTCCCCGATACGCATCAGGAGCGCGGCGGCGATGGCGACGGGGACGGCGGAGACGCCGGCTTCGACGGCGTCGGCGAACCGCGCGAGGGCGATTGGGCGCAGGACAGTCTCGCGGTGGACGCCGGCCAGCTCGCGGCGGAGCTCGGCACGGAGATCGGCAACGCTTTCGAGCTCGAGGGCCAGCGCCCCGGCGCCGACGCCTCCGGCTCGCTCGAGGGCGCGGGCCTCTCGGCCAATTCCTGGACCGGCGCCAGCGGCGTCGGCGGCGATGGCGAGACGCCCAATCTCGAGGCCTATGTCGCCGCGGACGCCAATCTGCACGATCATCTGGCCGAGCAGCTCGCCCTCGCCTCCGCCGATCCGCGCGACCGGCTGATCGGCCACGCCATCATCGATGCGATCGACGAGACCGGCTATCTGCGCGAGGACATAGACGAGATCGCGCTGCGGCTGGAGGCCGATCCCGTGCGCGCAGCGGCCGTGCTGGCGACGATCCAGAGCTTCGACCCCTCGGGTATCGGCGCGCGCGACCTGCAGGAATGTCTCGCCATTCAGCTGCGCGAGCGCGACCGCTTCGATCCGGCGATGCAGATTTTCATCGCCAATCTGCCGCTGCTCGCCAAGCGCGATTTCCCCGCTCTGGCGCGGCTGTGCGGCGTGGACGAGGACGATGTGGCGGATATGGCGGCGGAGGTTCGCCGTCTCGATCCCAAGCCCGGCCGCGCCTTCGGCGGCGCGCCGATCCAGCCGCTGGTCGCCGATGTCATCGTGCGCCCGGCCACCGACGGCAGCTGGATGGTGGAGCTGAACTCCGACGCTCTGCCGCGCGTGCTGGTGAACCACTCCTATGCCGCGAAAGTGAGCGCCGGCGCCAAGCGTGACGGCGACAAGACCTTCATCTCGAGCTGCCTGCAGAACGCCAATTGGCTGACCAAGAGCCTCGAGCAGCGCTCGCGCACCATTTTGAAGGTCGCCTCCGAGATCGTGCGGCTGCAGGACGCGTTTTTGGCCAAGGGCGTCGAGCATTTGCGGCCGCTCAATCTGCGCACCATCGCCGACGCCATCGGCATGCACGAATCGACCGTCTCCCGCGTCACCTCCAACAAATATATGATGACGCCGCGCGGCATCTTCGAGCTCAAATATTTCTTCTCGGCCTCCATCGCCACCACCAGCGGCGGCGAAGCCCATTCGGCCGAGGCGGTGCGCTATAAGATCAAGCAGATGATCGATAAGGAGAGCCCTTTCGACGTGCTCTCCGACGACGCCATCGTGGCGCGGCTCAAGGAGATCGACATCGACATCGCCCGCCGCACCGTCGCCAAATATCGCGACAGCCTGCGCATTCCCTCTTCCGTCGATCGACGCCGCGCCAAGCAGGCGATGGCGCGAGAGCATGCGCCGGCGCTGTGA
- the lptB gene encoding LPS export ABC transporter ATP-binding protein, with the protein MSRIGERLRLRRPARAEAETRFSAEIDARMENGAENLGAEETPDFAADHSAYSEAEIATHKGVLSIQHLAKAYKTRRVVEDVSLHVARGEAVGLLGPNGAGKTTVFYMITGLVKPDRGVIALDGYDVTGLPMYRRARLGIGYLPQEASIFRGLTVEDNIRAVLEITQPDKRLREQELDALLEEFKLERLRRTPAVALSGGERRRCEIARALAGRPAFMLLDEPFAGIDPIAVGGIQDLVRHLKARGIGVLITDHSVRETLGLTDRAYIIYNGHVLTEGTPEEIVAHQDVRRIYLGEDFRM; encoded by the coding sequence TTGAGCCGGATCGGGGAACGGCTGCGCCTGCGTCGTCCCGCGCGAGCGGAGGCTGAGACGCGTTTTTCGGCCGAAATCGACGCCCGCATGGAAAATGGCGCCGAAAATTTAGGCGCCGAGGAGACGCCCGACTTCGCCGCCGACCATTCGGCCTATTCCGAGGCCGAGATCGCCACGCATAAGGGCGTGCTGTCGATCCAGCATCTCGCCAAAGCCTATAAGACCCGCCGCGTCGTCGAGGATGTGAGCCTGCATGTGGCGCGCGGCGAGGCGGTGGGTCTGCTCGGCCCCAATGGCGCCGGCAAGACCACTGTTTTCTATATGATAACCGGGCTGGTGAAGCCCGATCGCGGCGTCATCGCGCTCGACGGCTATGACGTCACCGGCCTGCCCATGTATCGACGGGCGCGGCTCGGCATCGGCTACCTGCCGCAAGAAGCGTCGATTTTCCGCGGGCTCACGGTCGAGGACAATATCCGCGCCGTGCTGGAGATCACCCAGCCCGACAAGCGCCTGCGCGAGCAGGAGCTGGACGCGCTGCTGGAGGAGTTCAAGCTCGAGCGCCTGCGCCGCACGCCGGCGGTGGCGCTCTCGGGCGGCGAGCGGCGGCGCTGCGAGATCGCCCGCGCCCTCGCCGGCCGCCCCGCCTTCATGCTGCTGGACGAGCCTTTTGCGGGCATCGACCCCATAGCCGTCGGCGGCATTCAGGATCTCGTGCGGCATTTGAAGGCGCGCGGCATTGGCGTGCTGATAACGGACCACAGCGTTCGCGAGACGCTGGGCCTCACCGACCGCGCCTACATCATCTACAACGGCCATGTTTTGACGGAAGGAACGCCCGAGGAGATCGTCGCGCATCAGGATGTGCGGCGCATCTATCTCGGCGAAGATTTCCGCATGTGA
- the leuD gene encoding 3-isopropylmalate dehydratase small subunit, producing MEKFVTLTGVAAPLPIMNIDTDMIIPKQYLKTIARTGLGKGLFSELRYKDDGSDNPDFVLNKPAYRDVKILVAGDNFGCGSSREHAPWALLDYGVKAVISTSFADIFYNNCFKNGILPIKVSQAELEKLMDDAARGANATLTIDLPAQEIRGPDGGVVKFDIDPFRKHCLLEGLDDIGLTLQKAGAIDAFEAKTAAARPWA from the coding sequence ATGGAAAAATTCGTCACCCTCACCGGCGTCGCCGCGCCGCTGCCGATCATGAACATCGACACGGACATGATCATTCCGAAGCAATATCTGAAGACGATTGCCCGCACCGGCCTCGGCAAGGGTCTCTTCTCGGAGCTGCGCTATAAGGACGACGGCTCGGACAATCCCGATTTCGTGCTCAACAAGCCCGCCTATCGCGACGTCAAGATTCTGGTGGCGGGCGATAATTTCGGCTGTGGCTCGTCGCGCGAGCACGCCCCCTGGGCGCTGCTGGACTATGGCGTGAAGGCGGTGATCTCCACCAGCTTCGCCGACATCTTCTACAACAACTGCTTCAAGAACGGCATCCTGCCGATCAAGGTCTCGCAGGCCGAGCTCGAGAAGCTGATGGACGACGCGGCGCGCGGCGCCAACGCCACGCTGACGATCGACCTGCCGGCGCAGGAGATTCGCGGCCCGGACGGCGGCGTCGTGAAATTCGACATCGATCCATTCCGCAAGCACTGCCTGCTCGAGGGGCTGGACGATATCGGCCTCACGCTGCAAAAGGCCGGCGCGATCGACGCTTTCGAGGCCAAGACGGCCGCGGCTCGGCCCTGGGCCTGA
- a CDS encoding serine protease, which translates to MTIEPLLLTTARVGTFKGDAPLTNASGFFFERDERLFLVTSRHVLSDAATGHCPDRIEIELHIDAENMTKSTGFSMLLYEDGKSVWRQGVDAGGEIDVAAIEIERQALPEPTVYRAFTPAHLCGEFDTVEVGSSLLILGFPLGFHDTLHHMPVARQGVVASSFGLRFQGQGYFLTDARTHRGASGAPVVARVPALEAGQGDLPWTLLGVHSARLDVGRDLQQDEALGLNCAWYADILLALTES; encoded by the coding sequence ATGACGATCGAACCTCTGCTTCTCACCACGGCGCGCGTGGGCACCTTCAAAGGCGACGCCCCGCTGACCAACGCCAGCGGCTTTTTCTTCGAGCGCGACGAACGGCTTTTTTTGGTGACGAGCCGGCATGTGCTGAGCGATGCGGCGACCGGGCATTGCCCCGACCGTATCGAGATCGAGCTGCATATCGACGCCGAGAATATGACCAAATCGACCGGTTTCTCGATGCTGCTCTACGAGGACGGCAAGAGCGTCTGGCGCCAGGGCGTCGACGCCGGCGGCGAGATCGATGTGGCGGCCATAGAGATCGAGCGCCAGGCTCTACCGGAGCCGACCGTCTATCGAGCCTTCACCCCGGCGCATCTCTGCGGCGAGTTCGACACGGTGGAGGTCGGCTCCTCTCTGCTGATTCTCGGCTTTCCCTTAGGCTTCCACGACACGCTGCATCATATGCCGGTGGCGCGGCAGGGCGTCGTCGCCTCCTCCTTCGGCCTGCGCTTTCAGGGCCAGGGCTATTTTCTCACCGACGCGCGCACCCACAGAGGCGCGAGCGGCGCGCCCGTGGTGGCCCGCGTGCCGGCGCTGGAGGCTGGCCAAGGCGATCTGCCCTGGACGCTGCTCGGCGTCCATTCGGCGCGGCTGGACGTCGGCCGCGACCTCCAGCAGGACGAGGCGCTGGGCCTCAACTGCGCCTGGTACGCTGATATTCTTCTCGCCTTGACCGAGAGCTGA
- a CDS encoding methyltransferase translates to MGQFFRDRLRRLRDRLVSSPRFQRLAAAHPLTRAAARKRARSMLDLCAGFVYSQVLLACVRLKLLELLLEQPRTVEQVAEKLELSQDSAARLLDAAASLGLVERRGKERFGLGELGAALIGNKAALSLVAHQPMLYADLADPVGLLRGDDSAEPRLADYWPYSAAENPAALSAEEVAPYSALMAASQPLVAQELLDVYPIRRHKKLLDVGGGEGAFLIAAAARAPRLQLMLFDLPAVVERARTRLEEAGLAERATFFSGNFLTDPLPKGADVITLIRIVHDHDDASALELLRNVRRALPRDGTLLIIEAMSGVEGAEPLDAYYGFYTLAMGRGEPRTLAELQKLAKKAGFGRFRLLSNPMPIVASILLAKPDPDYHGP, encoded by the coding sequence ATGGGGCAGTTCTTTCGGGACAGGCTGCGGCGGCTGCGGGATCGGCTGGTGTCGAGCCCGCGCTTTCAGCGTCTAGCCGCCGCGCATCCGCTGACTCGCGCCGCCGCGCGCAAGCGCGCGCGCTCCATGCTCGATCTCTGCGCCGGCTTCGTCTACTCGCAGGTGCTGCTCGCCTGCGTGCGGCTGAAGCTGCTCGAGCTGCTGCTGGAGCAGCCGCGCACTGTGGAGCAGGTCGCCGAAAAGCTGGAGCTGTCGCAGGACTCCGCCGCACGGCTGCTGGACGCCGCGGCCTCGCTCGGCCTCGTCGAGCGGCGCGGCAAGGAGCGCTTCGGCCTCGGCGAGCTTGGCGCGGCGCTCATCGGCAATAAGGCGGCGCTCTCGCTCGTCGCGCATCAGCCCATGCTCTACGCCGATCTCGCCGATCCGGTCGGCCTGCTGCGCGGCGACGACTCGGCCGAGCCGCGGCTCGCCGATTATTGGCCCTATTCGGCGGCGGAAAATCCCGCCGCCCTCTCCGCCGAGGAGGTCGCGCCCTATAGCGCGCTGATGGCCGCCTCGCAGCCGCTGGTGGCGCAGGAGCTGCTCGACGTCTATCCCATTCGCCGGCACAAGAAGCTTCTCGACGTCGGCGGCGGCGAGGGCGCCTTTCTCATCGCCGCGGCGGCGAGGGCGCCGCGCCTGCAGCTGATGCTCTTCGATCTGCCGGCGGTGGTGGAGCGCGCCCGCACCCGGCTCGAGGAGGCGGGGCTCGCCGAGCGCGCGACCTTCTTTTCGGGAAATTTCCTCACCGATCCGCTGCCCAAGGGCGCGGATGTGATAACGCTGATTCGCATCGTCCATGATCACGACGACGCTTCCGCGCTGGAGCTGCTGCGCAATGTGCGCCGCGCGCTGCCGCGCGACGGGACGTTGCTGATCATAGAGGCCATGTCCGGCGTCGAGGGCGCGGAGCCGCTCGACGCCTATTACGGATTCTACACGCTGGCCATGGGCCGCGGCGAGCCGCGCACCCTCGCCGAGCTGCAAAAGCTCGCCAAAAAGGCGGGCTTTGGCCGCTTCCGCCTGCTGAGCAATCCTATGCCGATCGTCGCCAGCATTCTGCTGGCGAAGCCGGACCCCGATTATCACGGCCCCTGA
- a CDS encoding MFS transporter: MRFDALDRLNFFLADVRGGLGPYVGVFLFTQAHWSQAEIGAVLTVSGLVGIAAHPAVGAFIDRTHAKRELLVVASFVLCACGLAVIHAPSVPVVVAADIVMATLGAVFAPTVAALTLGLYGRERLAERLGRNAAFDRAGNIFIAGIIGLVGVLASQTAPFYLAPIFAVLAARAAFSIPAEAIDHDRARGLEDVDLAHPPQPGRLRDLLHYRTLLVYAAAAALFNFANAPTLSLIAQKLASENPGLESGVTSAAIILAQLSTIGMALIVERADLIGRKPLIVLAFVALFARDLACVFAQTPLHLLAAQLLDGVGGGLFDALLPLVLADIMRGTGHYSLARGGLGFVQGVGGATSLSVAGFIVTSGGYAASFLTLAAVALAGLALVLVAMPETGPKR; the protein is encoded by the coding sequence ATGCGTTTCGACGCTCTCGATCGGCTCAATTTCTTTCTCGCCGATGTGCGCGGCGGGCTCGGGCCTTATGTCGGGGTTTTTCTCTTCACGCAGGCGCATTGGAGCCAGGCCGAGATCGGCGCCGTGCTCACGGTCAGCGGGCTCGTCGGCATAGCCGCGCATCCGGCGGTCGGCGCCTTCATCGATCGCACGCATGCCAAGCGCGAGCTTCTCGTGGTCGCGAGCTTCGTGCTCTGCGCCTGCGGCCTCGCCGTCATTCACGCGCCGAGCGTTCCGGTGGTCGTCGCCGCCGATATCGTCATGGCGACGCTCGGCGCCGTCTTCGCGCCGACGGTGGCGGCGCTCACGCTCGGCCTCTATGGCCGCGAGCGCCTCGCCGAGCGGCTCGGCCGCAACGCCGCTTTTGATCGCGCCGGGAATATTTTCATCGCCGGAATCATCGGCCTCGTCGGCGTGCTGGCGTCGCAGACGGCGCCTTTCTATCTGGCGCCGATCTTCGCTGTGCTCGCGGCGCGGGCGGCCTTTTCCATTCCGGCCGAGGCTATCGACCATGATCGCGCGCGCGGTCTCGAGGATGTCGATCTCGCGCATCCGCCGCAGCCGGGCCGGCTGCGCGATTTGCTGCACTACCGCACGCTGCTCGTCTATGCGGCGGCGGCGGCGCTGTTCAATTTCGCCAATGCGCCGACATTGTCGTTGATCGCGCAGAAGCTCGCCTCGGAAAATCCCGGCCTCGAGAGCGGCGTGACCTCCGCCGCGATCATTCTCGCGCAGCTCTCGACCATCGGCATGGCGCTCATTGTCGAGCGCGCCGATCTCATCGGCCGCAAGCCGCTCATCGTCCTCGCCTTCGTCGCGCTCTTTGCGCGCGATCTCGCTTGCGTCTTCGCGCAGACGCCGCTGCATCTGCTCGCCGCGCAATTGCTGGACGGCGTCGGCGGCGGTCTCTTCGACGCGCTGCTGCCGCTGGTGCTGGCGGATATCATGCGCGGCACGGGGCATTACAGCCTCGCGCGCGGCGGGCTCGGATTCGTGCAGGGCGTGGGCGGCGCAACGAGCCTGTCCGTCGCGGGATTCATTGTCACATCCGGCGGCTATGCGGCGAGCTTTCTGACGCTGGCCGCGGTCGCGCTGGCGGGCCTCGCGCTGGTCCTCGTCGCCATGCCGGAGACGGGACCAAAGCGTTAG
- the acs gene encoding acetate--CoA ligase, giving the protein MTDKIYAVPEAWRNEARVDAEKYAELYRRSVADPDGFWGEQAQRIEWIAPFTRVKEVSFDTHNVAIEWFGDGSTNVAMNCIDRHLPHRADQVAIIWEGDDPSLSRHITYRELHEQVCRFANVLKAHGVRKGDRVTIYLPMIPEAAYAMLACARIGAVHSVVFGGFSPDALAGRIEDAQSDVVITADEGVRGGRKSALKDNVDAALEKVSAKTVIVVTRTGAKVDMKPGRDFRYEDEAKKVPEDCPYAEVGAEDPLFILYTSGSTGKPKGVLHTTGGYLVHAALTHELVFDYREGDVYWCTADVGWVTGHSYIVYGPLANGATTLMFEGVPNYPTVSRFWEVIDKHKVDIFYTAPTAIRALMGAGEEPVKKTSRKSVRLLGSVGEPINPEAWEWYHRVVGEGRCPIVDTWWQTETGGILIAPLPGATALKPGSATKPFFGVQPEIVDANGNVLEGACEGNLVIADSWPGQARTVFGDHERFVQTYFTAYPGKYFTGDGCRRDKDGYYWITGRVDDVINVSGHRLGTAEIESALVAHEKVAEAAVVGFPHAIKGQGIYAYVTLMGGVEASERLRKELVDFVRKEISAIASPDVIQFAPGLPKTRSGKIMRRILRKIAENEFGALGDTSTLADPSVVEDLIKNRPAG; this is encoded by the coding sequence ATGACCGACAAGATCTATGCAGTGCCGGAAGCGTGGCGGAACGAGGCCCGCGTGGACGCCGAGAAATATGCGGAGCTCTACCGGCGCTCTGTCGCCGACCCCGACGGCTTTTGGGGCGAGCAGGCGCAGCGCATAGAGTGGATCGCCCCTTTCACGCGCGTGAAGGAGGTGAGCTTCGACACGCATAATGTCGCGATCGAATGGTTCGGCGACGGCTCCACCAATGTCGCGATGAACTGCATCGATCGCCATCTCCCGCATCGCGCCGATCAGGTGGCGATCATTTGGGAGGGCGACGATCCCTCGCTCTCGCGTCACATCACCTATCGCGAATTGCACGAGCAGGTGTGCCGCTTCGCCAATGTGCTGAAGGCGCATGGCGTGCGCAAAGGCGATCGCGTGACGATCTATCTGCCGATGATACCGGAGGCCGCCTACGCCATGCTCGCCTGCGCGCGCATCGGCGCCGTGCATTCTGTGGTGTTCGGCGGCTTCTCGCCGGATGCGCTCGCCGGCCGCATAGAGGATGCGCAATCGGATGTCGTCATCACGGCGGACGAGGGCGTGCGCGGCGGCCGCAAATCGGCGCTGAAGGACAATGTCGACGCCGCGCTGGAGAAGGTCTCCGCCAAGACCGTGATCGTTGTCACGCGCACCGGCGCCAAGGTGGATATGAAGCCCGGCCGCGATTTTCGTTACGAGGACGAGGCGAAGAAGGTTCCCGAGGATTGTCCTTACGCCGAGGTCGGCGCCGAGGATCCGCTGTTCATCCTCTACACTTCAGGCTCGACCGGAAAGCCCAAGGGCGTGCTGCACACGACGGGCGGCTATCTCGTCCATGCCGCGCTGACGCATGAGCTCGTCTTCGATTATCGCGAGGGCGATGTCTATTGGTGCACCGCGGATGTCGGCTGGGTGACGGGCCACAGCTATATCGTCTATGGCCCGCTCGCCAATGGCGCGACGACGCTGATGTTCGAAGGCGTGCCGAATTATCCGACCGTCTCGCGCTTCTGGGAAGTGATCGACAAGCACAAGGTCGACATCTTCTACACGGCGCCGACGGCGATCCGCGCTTTGATGGGCGCCGGCGAGGAGCCGGTGAAGAAGACCAGCCGCAAGTCGGTGCGCCTGCTCGGCTCGGTCGGCGAGCCGATCAATCCCGAGGCCTGGGAATGGTATCACCGCGTCGTCGGCGAGGGCCGCTGCCCCATCGTCGACACATGGTGGCAGACGGAGACGGGCGGCATTCTCATCGCGCCTCTGCCGGGCGCCACGGCGCTGAAGCCGGGCTCGGCGACCAAGCCCTTCTTCGGCGTGCAGCCGGAGATCGTCGACGCCAATGGCAATGTGCTGGAGGGCGCCTGCGAGGGCAATCTCGTCATCGCCGACAGCTGGCCGGGACAGGCGCGCACCGTGTTCGGCGATCACGAGCGTTTCGTGCAGACCTATTTCACCGCCTATCCGGGCAAATATTTCACCGGCGACGGCTGCCGGCGCGACAAGGACGGCTATTATTGGATCACCGGCCGCGTCGACGACGTCATCAATGTCTCCGGCCATCGCCTCGGCACGGCGGAAATAGAGAGCGCGCTCGTCGCGCATGAGAAGGTCGCCGAGGCGGCGGTCGTCGGCTTCCCGCATGCGATCAAGGGCCAGGGCATCTACGCCTATGTGACCCTGATGGGCGGCGTCGAGGCTTCCGAGCGTCTGCGCAAGGAGCTCGTCGATTTCGTGCGCAAGGAGATTTCCGCCATCGCCTCGCCGGATGTGATCCAATTCGCGCCCGGCCTGCCGAAGACGCGCTCCGGCAAGATCATGCGGCGCATATTGCGCAAGATCGCCGAGAATGAATTCGGCGCGCTGGGGGATACGTCCACGCTCGCCGATCCGAGCGTGGTGGAGGATCTCATCAAGAACCGGCCGGCGGGGTGA